A region from the Halomarina litorea genome encodes:
- a CDS encoding SOUL family heme-binding protein, which yields MNRTAKWAGGIVGGTLTLWVGWGLYSIRSAERVDYESLETYGDVEVRQYPAVVLAETTAPSDGEAFRRLFDYITGANEGRAKISMTAPVRTGGQKIAMTAPVQTERTDAGVRMGFYLPGDYAPESTPVPTDPSVSLTVEAPRTLAVLPFSWYATDGRTERRERRLLDTLADEGVEWRGDPFLLRYNDPYTPPFMMRNEVAVEVDPN from the coding sequence ATGAATCGGACCGCGAAGTGGGCCGGCGGCATCGTCGGTGGGACGCTGACGCTCTGGGTCGGTTGGGGACTCTACTCGATTCGGTCGGCCGAGCGCGTCGACTACGAGTCCCTGGAGACCTACGGCGACGTGGAGGTGCGCCAGTACCCGGCGGTCGTCCTCGCGGAGACCACCGCGCCGAGCGACGGCGAGGCGTTCCGGCGCCTGTTCGACTACATCACGGGCGCGAACGAGGGGAGGGCGAAGATATCGATGACCGCCCCCGTCAGGACCGGCGGCCAGAAGATCGCCATGACCGCGCCGGTCCAGACCGAACGCACCGACGCGGGCGTCCGGATGGGCTTCTACCTCCCGGGCGACTACGCCCCGGAGTCGACGCCCGTGCCGACGGACCCCAGCGTCTCGCTCACGGTCGAGGCCCCCCGGACGCTCGCGGTCCTCCCGTTCTCGTGGTACGCGACGGACGGGCGGACCGAGCGCCGCGAACGGCGACTGCTCGACACGCTGGCGGACGAGGGCGTCGAGTGGCGCGGCGACCCGTTCCTCCTGCGGTACAACGACCCCTACACGCCGCCATTCATGATGCGAAACGAGGTGGCCGTCGAGGTCGACCCGAACTGA
- a CDS encoding DUF7118 family protein produces the protein MSDSAVADLTDAADTLHDARERVAEVGSDRLERVADGHAAFVRTLDRHEDEATGYGEFEKYVGFQEAVADRLSDLPDDLPARGAFDAADEALQQQTLSTTDFDRAREALAPAAEYAALYEEWTAARERYREARSAVHGRRRALEERIDDLDRLVRLGGADLDAPTHRLRDPVAAYESAVREAFGSFRREASARDLLAFVETTEQYPLVPYDRPPERLREFVAGGAGTEPIPRLLEYADYSRSKLDHYVESPRELKAAVGTNQTYLDGLTADPLVVSWPPPPGERLRYRCEELLACVSRFADDDVAARLRAVRALPRETDYATLRESAVARADLTPEERERLASGSVESDLAAAREELERIEAALADHPPLSDLADV, from the coding sequence ATGAGTGATTCCGCCGTCGCCGACCTGACCGACGCCGCAGACACCCTCCACGACGCCCGCGAACGCGTCGCGGAGGTGGGGAGCGACCGCCTCGAACGCGTCGCCGACGGCCACGCCGCGTTCGTCCGCACCCTCGACCGCCACGAGGACGAGGCCACCGGCTACGGCGAGTTCGAAAAGTACGTCGGGTTTCAGGAGGCCGTCGCGGACCGCCTCTCGGACCTGCCCGACGACCTCCCGGCGCGCGGGGCGTTCGACGCCGCGGACGAGGCCCTCCAGCAACAGACCCTCTCCACCACTGACTTCGACCGCGCACGCGAGGCGCTCGCCCCCGCCGCCGAGTACGCCGCCCTGTACGAGGAGTGGACGGCGGCCCGCGAGCGCTATCGGGAGGCCCGGAGCGCGGTCCACGGCCGCCGCCGCGCCCTCGAGGAGCGAATCGACGACCTCGACCGCCTCGTCCGCCTCGGCGGGGCGGACCTCGACGCCCCCACTCACCGTCTGCGCGACCCCGTCGCGGCCTACGAGTCGGCCGTCCGCGAGGCGTTCGGGTCGTTCCGCCGCGAGGCGAGCGCCCGCGACCTTCTCGCGTTCGTCGAGACCACCGAGCAGTACCCGCTCGTCCCCTACGACCGGCCGCCCGAGCGCCTCCGCGAGTTCGTCGCGGGCGGTGCGGGCACCGAACCCATCCCCCGGTTGCTGGAGTACGCCGACTACTCGCGGTCGAAACTGGACCACTACGTCGAGTCGCCACGGGAACTGAAGGCCGCCGTCGGGACGAACCAGACGTACCTCGACGGCCTCACGGCGGACCCGCTGGTGGTCTCGTGGCCGCCGCCGCCCGGCGAGCGACTCCGCTACCGGTGTGAGGAACTGCTCGCCTGCGTCTCGCGGTTCGCCGACGATGACGTCGCCGCCCGCCTGCGTGCGGTGCGGGCGCTCCCGCGCGAGACCGACTACGCGACCCTCCGCGAGAGCGCCGTCGCCCGCGCCGACCTGACCCCAGAGGAGCGTGAGCGACTCGCCTCGGGGTCGGTCGAGTCGGACCTCGCGGCCGCCCGTGAGGAACTGGAGCGTATCGAGGCCGCACTCGCCGACCACCCGCCGCTCTCGGACCTCGCGGACGTCTGA
- the hisI gene encoding phosphoribosyl-AMP cyclohydrolase, whose translation MSVDLAFDGGLLPAVAQDAESGDVLMLAYVSPEAVERTRETGLAHYYSRSRDELWQKGGTSGHVQHVREVRVDCDGDALLYLVDQEGGACHTGHGSCFHRRVEDVAVTDDGRGATADVETVGERVFDPDAVYE comes from the coding sequence ATGAGCGTGGACCTCGCGTTCGACGGCGGGTTGCTCCCCGCCGTCGCACAGGACGCCGAGTCGGGCGACGTACTCATGCTCGCGTACGTCTCCCCGGAGGCCGTCGAGCGCACCCGCGAGACGGGCCTCGCGCACTACTACTCCCGGAGTCGCGACGAACTCTGGCAGAAGGGCGGGACCAGCGGGCACGTCCAGCACGTCCGGGAGGTGCGCGTCGACTGCGACGGCGACGCCCTGCTCTACCTCGTCGACCAGGAGGGCGGGGCCTGCCACACCGGCCACGGGAGCTGTTTCCACCGCCGCGTGGAGGACGTCGCCGTGACGGACGACGGCCGGGGGGCGACGGCGGACGTGGAGACGGTCGGCGAACGCGTCTTCGACCCCGACGCGGTGTATGAGTGA
- a CDS encoding A24 family peptidase gives MYEPMTVLGGVATVPDLLRLLAVPTFAWAAYRDLQSRRVANLTWVPLLVVGLLTLAWDVWAVLDAPAFARRLFLIRAVVSLGVVAPLGYLFWRIGGFGGADAKALITLAVVFPTTPAYYLPWATLPLASSRLGVLSLTVLTNTVLVGLAFPLALGVRNALAGHRSPTMFVGKRVESASIEREYGRLLDPDGGLSRGGLDLDALRMYLRWRGTSLAALRATPDAHRDPASIDRTHAPGDGVVDPPRDVAAGGGRPVSDGGAGDGPPYPAVRRVVHDDPWGAAAFLASIDGDAYGTTPDDLREGLDALVDRDSVWLTPGLPFIVPMFVGLVVGLVLGDLLFLTLAVLGFA, from the coding sequence GTGTACGAGCCGATGACTGTTCTGGGCGGGGTCGCCACCGTCCCCGACCTCCTGCGCCTGCTCGCGGTGCCCACGTTCGCGTGGGCGGCCTACCGCGACCTCCAGAGTCGTCGGGTCGCCAACCTGACGTGGGTCCCCCTGCTCGTCGTCGGCCTCCTCACGCTGGCGTGGGACGTGTGGGCCGTTCTCGACGCCCCCGCGTTCGCCAGGCGACTGTTCCTCATCCGGGCCGTGGTGAGCCTCGGCGTCGTCGCCCCGTTGGGCTACCTGTTCTGGCGGATTGGCGGGTTCGGCGGCGCGGACGCGAAGGCGCTCATCACGCTCGCGGTGGTCTTCCCCACCACCCCCGCCTACTACCTGCCGTGGGCGACGCTCCCGCTGGCGTCCAGTCGTCTGGGCGTGCTCTCGCTGACCGTCCTCACCAACACGGTCCTCGTGGGGCTCGCCTTCCCGCTTGCCCTCGGCGTCCGGAACGCGCTGGCGGGCCACCGCTCCCCGACGATGTTCGTCGGGAAGCGCGTCGAGAGCGCGTCCATCGAACGCGAGTACGGCCGACTGCTGGACCCCGACGGGGGGCTGAGCCGCGGCGGCCTCGACCTCGACGCCCTCCGGATGTACCTGCGGTGGCGTGGGACCTCGCTCGCGGCGCTCCGGGCCACCCCCGACGCGCACCGCGACCCGGCGAGCATCGACCGGACCCACGCTCCCGGCGACGGCGTGGTCGACCCGCCCCGGGACGTCGCTGCCGGCGGGGGTCGTCCCGTCTCCGACGGCGGCGCAGGCGACGGGCCACCCTACCCCGCGGTCCGCCGCGTCGTCCACGACGACCCGTGGGGTGCGGCGGCCTTCCTCGCGTCCATCGACGGCGACGCCTACGGGACGACGCCCGACGACCTCCGGGAGGGGCTGGACGCCCTCGTCGACCGTGACAGCGTGTGGCTCACGCCTGGCCTGCCGTTCATCGTCCCGATGTTCGTCGGACTGGTCGTCGGACTCGTCCTCGGCGACCTGCTGTTCCTCACCCTCGCGGTCCTCGGGTTCGCCTGA
- a CDS encoding DUF6276 family protein gives MTDACAECGAPTLAFAVPADLREFVPDGPEHAAICTNCLTLNEASDAPADPDFSHVSGAMPDGEAAVPMALALGLLDSLALNRRGIEALLGRVETAGADPLLVIDRLATQGSVQAKADLERRRHQLEQLLE, from the coding sequence ATGACCGACGCCTGTGCCGAGTGTGGCGCGCCGACCCTCGCGTTCGCCGTCCCCGCGGACCTCCGCGAGTTCGTCCCCGACGGGCCCGAACACGCCGCCATCTGTACGAACTGTCTCACGCTGAACGAGGCGAGCGACGCGCCCGCCGACCCGGACTTCTCGCACGTCAGCGGCGCGATGCCTGACGGGGAGGCGGCCGTCCCGATGGCGCTAGCGCTCGGATTGCTCGACTCGCTGGCGCTCAACCGCCGGGGCATCGAGGCCCTCCTCGGGCGCGTCGAGACGGCCGGCGCGGACCCGTTGCTCGTCATCGACCGCCTCGCCACGCAGGGGTCGGTACAGGCGAAAGCCGACCTGGAACGCCGTCGCCACCAGCTCGAACAGTTGCTGGAGTGA
- a CDS encoding V-type ATP synthase subunit D yields MAKDVKPTRKNLMAIEERIELSERGHDTLEKKRDGLIMEFMDILDQAQDTRSGLNDAYETAQRKINMSRAMDGDVAVRGAAAALKEHPEITTQSKNIMGVVVPQIESSKVKKSLDQRGYGVVGTSARIDEAAEAYEELLEQIILAAEVETAMKKMLEEIETTKRRVNALEFKLLPDLRDNQEYIEQKLEEQEREEIFRLKKIKAKKEEEEKAEREATEEEVKRETITADD; encoded by the coding sequence ATGGCCAAGGACGTCAAGCCGACGCGCAAGAACCTCATGGCGATCGAGGAGCGCATCGAGCTCTCCGAGCGGGGCCACGACACCCTCGAGAAGAAGCGCGACGGACTCATCATGGAGTTCATGGACATCCTCGACCAGGCACAGGACACCCGGTCGGGACTGAACGACGCCTACGAGACCGCCCAGCGCAAGATCAACATGTCGCGGGCGATGGACGGCGACGTGGCGGTCCGCGGTGCCGCCGCCGCCCTCAAGGAACACCCCGAGATCACGACGCAGTCGAAGAACATCATGGGCGTCGTCGTGCCACAGATCGAGTCCTCGAAGGTCAAAAAGAGCCTCGACCAGCGTGGCTACGGCGTCGTCGGCACCTCCGCGCGCATCGACGAGGCCGCCGAGGCCTACGAGGAACTCTTAGAACAGATCATCCTCGCGGCCGAGGTGGAGACGGCGATGAAGAAGATGCTGGAGGAGATCGAGACCACGAAGCGCCGCGTCAACGCACTGGAGTTCAAACTCCTGCCCGACCTCCGGGACAATCAGGAGTACATCGAGCAGAAGCTCGAAGAACAGGAACGCGAGGAGATTTTCCGGCTGAAGAAGATCAAGGCCAAGAAGGAAGAGGAGGAGAAGGCGGAACGCGAGGCCACCGAGGAGGAGGTCAAGCGCGAGACCATCACCGCCGACGACTGA
- a CDS encoding ATP synthase subunit B: MKEYQTITEISGPLVFVEIDEPIGYDEIVEIETPNGDVRRGQVLEATSDHVAIQVFEGTEGIDRKSSVRFLGETLKMPVTEDLLGRVLDGSGQPIDGGPDIVPDSREDIVGAAINPTAREYPEEFIQTGVSAIDGMNTLVRGQKLPIFSASGLPHNDLALQIARQATVPEDAAEEGGSEFAVVFGAMGITAEEANEFMEDFERTGALERSVVFMNLADDPAVERTITPRLALTTAEYLAFEKDYHVLVILTDMTNYCEALREIGAAREEVPGRRGYPGYMYTDLATLYERAGRIEGRDGSVTQIPILTMPGDDDTHPIPDLTGYITEGQIYVDRDLNSQGIQPPIQVLPSLSRLMDDGIGEGLTREDHADVSDQMYAAYAEGEDLRDLVNIVGREALDERDNRFLDFADRFEEEFVDQGFNTNRDIEETLDIGWDLLSMFPKAELNRIDEDLIEKYYQESESETVEAPADD, translated from the coding sequence ATGAAGGAATACCAGACAATCACGGAAATCAGTGGCCCGCTGGTGTTCGTCGAGATCGACGAACCCATCGGCTACGACGAGATCGTCGAGATCGAGACCCCCAACGGGGACGTCCGCCGCGGACAGGTCCTCGAGGCCACCAGCGACCACGTCGCCATCCAGGTCTTCGAGGGCACCGAGGGTATCGACCGCAAGTCCTCGGTCCGGTTCCTCGGCGAGACGCTGAAGATGCCGGTGACGGAGGACCTCCTCGGGCGCGTCCTCGACGGGTCGGGTCAGCCCATCGACGGCGGCCCCGACATCGTCCCGGACTCCCGGGAGGACATCGTCGGCGCGGCCATCAACCCCACCGCACGGGAGTACCCCGAGGAGTTCATCCAGACGGGTGTGTCGGCCATCGACGGCATGAACACGCTCGTCCGCGGGCAGAAGCTGCCCATCTTCTCGGCGTCCGGCCTGCCGCACAACGACCTCGCACTCCAGATCGCCCGTCAGGCGACGGTGCCCGAAGACGCCGCCGAGGAGGGCGGCAGCGAGTTCGCAGTGGTCTTCGGCGCGATGGGCATCACCGCGGAGGAGGCAAACGAGTTCATGGAGGACTTCGAGCGGACCGGCGCGCTGGAGCGCTCGGTGGTCTTCATGAACCTCGCGGACGACCCCGCAGTCGAGCGGACCATCACGCCGCGACTCGCGCTCACCACGGCCGAGTACCTCGCCTTCGAGAAGGACTACCACGTGCTGGTCATCCTCACGGACATGACCAACTACTGCGAGGCACTCCGCGAGATCGGCGCGGCGCGCGAGGAGGTGCCGGGCCGTCGTGGCTACCCCGGCTACATGTACACCGACCTGGCGACCCTCTACGAGCGTGCGGGCCGTATCGAGGGTCGCGACGGCTCGGTGACGCAGATTCCCATCCTCACGATGCCGGGCGACGACGACACGCACCCCATCCCCGACCTGACGGGGTACATTACCGAGGGGCAGATCTACGTCGACCGCGACCTGAACAGCCAGGGCATCCAGCCCCCGATTCAGGTGCTGCCGAGCCTCTCTCGGCTGATGGACGACGGTATCGGCGAGGGCCTCACCCGCGAGGACCACGCCGACGTCTCCGACCAGATGTACGCCGCGTACGCGGAGGGTGAGGACCTGCGTGACCTCGTGAACATCGTCGGTCGCGAGGCACTGGACGAGCGTGACAACCGCTTCCTCGACTTCGCGGACCGCTTCGAGGAGGAGTTCGTCGACCAGGGATTCAACACCAACCGCGACATCGAGGAGACCCTCGACATCGGCTGGGATCTCCTCTCGATGTTCCCGAAGGCGGAACTCAACCGTATCGACGAGGACCTCATCGAGAAGTACTACCAGGAGTCGGAGTCGGAGACGGTCGAGGCGCCCGCCGACGACTGA